One Syntrophaceae bacterium DNA window includes the following coding sequences:
- a CDS encoding DEAD/DEAH box helicase, protein MDVFDLRNRLVEDYASYTSSFIKIADPRIKEMVETQLADGAFWPEPLLQINPTFKPGGTIDDLVKEGILHPECARIFRLDKSDSDHTGKPLFLHAHQREAILKAREGKSYVLTSGTGSGKSLTYIIPIVDHVLRRGSGRGIQAIVVYPMNALANSQEEELGKFLHRGYPEEKPPVRFALYTGQEKGEKREEIRNNPPDILLTNYMMLELMLTRWEDSALVRAAQGLRFLVFDELHTYRGRQGADVALLIRRCHLAFGGHDIICVGTSATMASEGTTEEQKRVVARVAQTLFGIPFDAAQVIGETLERGTEELDFKDPQVIDALRAAIETDAPPPVDYEAFRRHPLASWLESTFGIKTEEGTGRLVRQAPRRLQGQDSAAEELARITGAEPSRCASVLRQYLLKGSHLRVSASSRFPIFAFRLHQFFTRGDTVWATMEPEGERHLEMSKKVSKPGEPDKPLFPIVFCRQCGTAYYRVKITADDEEKVLLPREDRREPDDDENSYAYLYLSSAAPWPRGDGPALLDRVPEDLKETTAQGVERIQPDKKRDLPEPVFVDARGRIVTEGQGCEAALIHRNFLFCLSCGVAYTRQQKAERTKLATLGVDNRSTATTILAIRTLIELQGDGDLDPKARKLLSFTDNRQDASLQAGHFNDFAQVALLRSALHKAAKSRGETGLQHHELSRAVFEAMELRFDEYAADPNVRGPAKTGTHDALRRVIEYHLYRDLERGWRVTAPNLEDCGLIRFEYMGLSGHDGLLKEKELWEEGLTVRRGNSDEFVTVPQPLRACKAEKREEVLLTLLDVLRRSLAIKVDVLDPQKQLDLVEQTKPRLREDTVWYLEDPRDLVKAKVAYPRSRIKNQKGADPAAFLPVSSYSGFGRYLKRTLSDCVAPGTPFGRAEVDEAIRFLFLALQRYGIVEQVRSKGDGSDPGYQINAAAIQWLPGDGEIRPVDRTRILQTGEMPPEVNRYFVECYRRFVDLKCVLEAREHTAQVAPEDREERERRFRMGAEPGGLPLLFCSPTMELGVDIAQLNLVNLRNVPPTPANYAQRSGRAGRGGQPALVYTYCAGRSPHDQYFYREPNQMVAGAVVPPRIDLRNRDLIRSHIYAIWMEAAKPDLGKTLNEVLDLTPMDGRLPLPVRQKIAEALRNPGHRSTALERADRLIDGLREELKLAPWFHESWTREIIDQVERAFDSACERWRSLYRAAMRQRELHHRIIADASRPAHEKNESRRLRAQAESQIRLLTEAEGTYEGDFYSYRYFATEGFLPGYNFPRLPISAYVPGRLKKKGRDEFVSRPRFLAISEFGPRALVYHEGARYRVYKANLDFGSDDVEATHSLATETMKRCAKCGYAHLERDKYLPEICDNCGAALEARIENLVHLQNVSLRLTQRITCDEEERQRFGYRIVSAYRFPEISGRLDRRDAEVLCEDTRAMTLKYGDATELFRVNLAWAKQQPGQPAGFVLDLERGYWGRNQADEEDRDDALTVGRTQRVVPYVRDTKNALVMRFEPAPTPAEMASLQAAFKEAIQKHFQLEPRELECEPMPSRQDRREILFYEASEGGAGVLNQIVEDPGVVPALARVALQICHFDPDTLEDRGSLTCGKACYACLLDYGNQPDHRELDRYLIRDLLSRLSKGLCRPSGGAGSRAERLAALRKVCDSGLERRWLDIVDRLMLHPPSDAQYLIESCSTKPDFYYRDYNAAIYIDGPPHDEPAQQRDDDAITRRLIENGYIVIRFHHRADWEEIFRQHPDIFGRPKT, encoded by the coding sequence ATGGACGTTTTCGACCTTCGCAACCGCCTCGTTGAGGACTATGCCAGCTATACCTCGAGTTTCATAAAGATTGCCGATCCCCGCATCAAGGAGATGGTCGAGACGCAGCTCGCGGACGGCGCGTTCTGGCCCGAACCGCTTCTGCAGATCAACCCGACCTTCAAGCCTGGCGGCACGATCGACGACCTGGTCAAGGAAGGGATCCTGCACCCCGAGTGCGCGAGGATCTTCAGGCTCGACAAGTCCGACAGCGATCATACCGGCAAGCCGCTCTTTCTGCACGCCCACCAGCGGGAAGCGATTCTCAAGGCCCGCGAAGGAAAATCCTATGTCCTGACGAGCGGCACGGGCTCCGGCAAGAGCCTGACCTACATTATCCCCATCGTCGATCATGTCCTGAGGCGAGGCTCAGGCCGCGGGATCCAGGCCATCGTCGTCTATCCCATGAACGCCTTGGCGAACAGCCAGGAAGAGGAGCTGGGCAAGTTCCTCCATCGGGGCTACCCGGAGGAGAAACCGCCCGTTCGCTTCGCGCTTTATACCGGACAGGAAAAAGGAGAAAAGCGCGAGGAGATCCGGAACAACCCGCCTGACATTCTGCTCACAAACTACATGATGCTCGAGCTGATGCTCACCCGATGGGAGGACAGCGCTCTCGTCCGCGCCGCGCAAGGGCTGCGCTTCCTTGTCTTCGACGAGCTGCACACCTACCGCGGCCGCCAGGGAGCCGATGTGGCGCTCCTGATCAGGCGCTGTCATCTCGCCTTCGGCGGCCACGACATCATCTGTGTCGGCACCTCGGCCACGATGGCAAGCGAGGGAACGACCGAAGAGCAGAAGCGGGTCGTGGCCCGTGTAGCGCAGACGCTCTTCGGGATCCCCTTCGATGCGGCGCAGGTGATCGGCGAGACGCTCGAGCGGGGGACGGAGGAGCTGGACTTCAAGGACCCGCAGGTCATCGACGCTTTGCGGGCGGCAATCGAGACGGATGCTCCGCCACCGGTGGATTATGAGGCCTTCCGTCGCCATCCGCTTGCCTCCTGGCTCGAGTCCACCTTCGGCATCAAGACCGAGGAGGGAACAGGCCGCCTCGTGCGGCAGGCCCCGCGTCGCCTGCAGGGGCAAGACAGCGCCGCTGAGGAGCTGGCCCGCATCACGGGCGCAGAGCCCTCCCGCTGCGCGTCGGTTCTCCGACAGTACCTGCTGAAAGGTTCTCACCTGAGGGTCAGCGCCTCGAGCCGTTTCCCCATTTTCGCCTTCCGTCTGCACCAGTTTTTCACCCGCGGCGACACGGTCTGGGCGACGATGGAGCCCGAGGGTGAGCGCCACCTCGAGATGTCAAAGAAGGTCTCGAAGCCTGGCGAACCGGATAAACCCCTCTTCCCGATCGTCTTCTGCCGCCAGTGCGGCACGGCCTACTACCGCGTGAAGATCACCGCGGATGACGAGGAGAAGGTTCTGCTGCCTCGGGAAGACCGCCGTGAGCCGGATGACGACGAAAACAGCTACGCCTACCTTTACCTCTCGTCGGCGGCTCCTTGGCCGCGGGGGGATGGACCTGCGCTTCTGGACCGCGTGCCCGAGGATCTCAAGGAAACAACCGCTCAAGGGGTGGAGAGGATCCAGCCGGACAAGAAAAGAGACCTCCCCGAGCCTGTCTTCGTCGATGCCCGGGGCAGGATCGTCACGGAGGGCCAGGGGTGCGAGGCGGCGCTCATTCACCGCAACTTTCTGTTCTGCCTGAGCTGTGGCGTCGCCTACACGAGGCAGCAAAAGGCCGAGCGCACGAAGCTCGCCACCCTCGGGGTGGACAACCGCAGCACCGCAACGACGATTCTTGCGATCCGGACCCTCATCGAGCTGCAGGGCGACGGTGATCTCGACCCCAAGGCCCGGAAGCTCCTGAGCTTCACCGACAACCGGCAGGATGCCTCCCTGCAGGCCGGGCACTTCAACGACTTCGCCCAGGTGGCCCTGCTTCGATCGGCCCTCCACAAGGCCGCAAAGTCCCGGGGAGAGACGGGGCTGCAGCACCACGAGCTGTCTCGCGCCGTCTTCGAGGCTATGGAGCTTCGCTTCGACGAGTACGCCGCCGATCCTAATGTTCGGGGTCCTGCGAAAACCGGCACCCACGATGCCCTGCGCCGCGTCATCGAATACCACCTCTACCGCGACCTGGAGCGGGGTTGGCGCGTGACGGCGCCGAACCTCGAGGACTGTGGCCTCATCCGATTCGAGTACATGGGGCTGAGCGGGCACGACGGGCTTCTAAAAGAGAAGGAGCTCTGGGAGGAAGGCCTGACGGTCCGCAGGGGCAACAGCGATGAGTTCGTGACCGTGCCCCAGCCCCTGCGCGCCTGCAAAGCCGAGAAACGCGAGGAAGTGCTCCTTACGCTTCTCGATGTCCTGCGCCGATCGCTTGCCATCAAGGTTGACGTCCTGGACCCGCAGAAGCAGCTCGATCTCGTGGAGCAGACAAAGCCGAGACTTCGCGAGGACACGGTGTGGTACCTCGAAGATCCGCGGGACCTGGTCAAGGCCAAGGTGGCCTACCCCCGATCCCGCATCAAGAATCAGAAGGGTGCCGATCCGGCTGCCTTCCTGCCCGTCTCTTCCTACAGCGGATTCGGCCGTTACCTGAAGCGGACTCTCTCCGACTGTGTTGCGCCGGGGACGCCTTTCGGGCGAGCCGAGGTGGATGAGGCAATTCGGTTTCTGTTTCTTGCGCTCCAGCGCTACGGGATCGTCGAGCAGGTCCGCAGCAAGGGCGACGGGAGCGACCCCGGCTACCAGATCAACGCCGCGGCAATCCAGTGGCTGCCGGGCGACGGGGAGATCCGGCCCGTCGATCGCACCCGCATCCTGCAGACTGGGGAGATGCCGCCGGAGGTCAACCGCTACTTCGTGGAGTGCTACCGCCGGTTCGTCGATCTCAAGTGCGTTCTTGAGGCCCGCGAGCACACGGCACAGGTCGCCCCGGAAGACCGGGAAGAACGGGAAAGGCGTTTTCGCATGGGTGCCGAACCCGGGGGCCTTCCGCTTCTGTTCTGCTCGCCCACCATGGAGCTCGGCGTGGACATTGCCCAGTTGAACCTTGTGAATCTCCGCAACGTGCCCCCCACGCCGGCCAACTATGCCCAGCGGAGCGGCCGGGCCGGCCGGGGCGGTCAGCCGGCCCTCGTCTACACCTACTGCGCGGGGCGAAGCCCGCATGATCAGTACTTCTACCGCGAGCCCAACCAGATGGTAGCGGGCGCCGTCGTGCCCCCGCGTATCGACCTCCGCAACCGGGACCTCATACGGTCTCACATCTACGCCATCTGGATGGAGGCGGCCAAGCCGGACTTGGGGAAGACGCTCAACGAGGTGCTGGACCTGACTCCCATGGACGGTAGGCTCCCTTTGCCCGTGAGGCAGAAGATCGCGGAGGCGCTCAGGAACCCGGGCCACCGGTCCACGGCCCTCGAGCGTGCAGACCGGCTCATCGACGGACTCCGCGAAGAGCTGAAGCTCGCGCCTTGGTTTCACGAGAGCTGGACTCGAGAGATCATTGACCAGGTCGAGCGTGCCTTTGATAGCGCCTGTGAGCGCTGGAGGAGCCTATACCGCGCGGCCATGCGCCAGCGGGAGCTCCATCACCGGATCATTGCGGATGCTTCTCGGCCCGCGCACGAGAAGAACGAATCGAGACGGCTTCGTGCCCAGGCCGAAAGCCAGATCCGCCTGCTCACCGAGGCGGAGGGGACTTATGAGGGGGACTTCTACTCCTACCGTTACTTCGCCACGGAGGGCTTCCTGCCGGGCTACAACTTCCCCCGCCTGCCCATCTCGGCCTACGTGCCGGGTCGCCTCAAGAAAAAGGGCCGCGACGAGTTTGTCTCACGCCCGCGTTTCCTGGCCATCTCCGAGTTTGGTCCGCGGGCCCTCGTCTATCACGAAGGGGCCCGCTACCGGGTCTACAAGGCCAACCTCGACTTCGGCTCCGACGATGTCGAGGCCACCCACAGCCTGGCAACCGAGACGATGAAACGCTGCGCGAAGTGCGGCTACGCCCACCTCGAGCGCGACAAGTACCTTCCCGAGATCTGCGACAACTGCGGCGCCGCCCTGGAGGCACGCATTGAAAACCTCGTCCATCTCCAGAATGTGAGCCTCCGGCTCACCCAGCGCATCACCTGCGACGAGGAAGAGCGACAGCGTTTCGGCTACCGGATCGTCAGCGCCTACCGGTTCCCCGAGATCAGCGGCCGGCTGGACCGCCGGGATGCGGAAGTGCTCTGCGAAGACACGCGGGCCATGACCCTGAAGTACGGCGATGCGACGGAGCTCTTCCGCGTCAACCTGGCTTGGGCCAAGCAGCAGCCGGGGCAGCCCGCAGGGTTTGTCCTCGATCTCGAGCGCGGCTACTGGGGCCGGAACCAGGCCGACGAGGAGGATCGAGACGACGCCCTGACCGTGGGCCGGACCCAGCGCGTGGTGCCCTATGTCCGCGACACGAAAAACGCCCTCGTCATGCGTTTCGAGCCCGCACCGACGCCCGCCGAGATGGCCTCCCTGCAGGCCGCCTTCAAGGAGGCCATCCAGAAACACTTCCAGCTCGAGCCCCGGGAGCTCGAGTGCGAGCCCATGCCGTCTCGCCAGGACCGGCGGGAGATCCTCTTCTACGAGGCCTCCGAGGGCGGTGCAGGCGTGCTCAACCAGATCGTCGAGGACCCGGGCGTTGTGCCCGCCCTTGCCCGGGTCGCCCTTCAGATCTGCCACTTCGACCCGGACACACTCGAGGACAGAGGGTCTCTAACCTGCGGAAAGGCCTGCTATGCCTGCCTTCTCGACTACGGCAATCAGCCGGACCACCGGGAGCTCGACCGCTACCTCATCCGCGATCTTCTATCCCGGCTCTCGAAGGGCCTCTGCCGCCCCTCGGGGGGCGCCGGCTCGAGGGCCGAGCGTCTGGCCGCCCTGCGCAAGGTCTGCGACAGCGGCCTCGAGCGGCGCTGGCTCGACATCGTGGACCGGCTCATGCTCCATCCCCCCAGCGATGCCCAGTACCTGATCGAATCCTGCTCGACGAAGCCGGATTTTTACTACCGGGACTACAATGCCGCCATCTACATCGACGGCCCGCCGCACGACGAGCCGGCCCAACAGCGGGATGACGACGCCATCACGAGGCGTCTCATAGAGAACGGCTACATCGTGATCCGCTTCCATCACAGGGCGGACTGGGAGGAGATCTTCCGACAGCACCCTGACATCTTCGGGAGGCCGAAGACATGA
- a CDS encoding DEAD/DEAH box helicase has protein sequence MNPAALAQPGTLIHARGREWVVLPESTEELLLVRPVGGLDEEVTGILPAIEPVASSSFPLPGPEDLGDFTSGRLLRDAARLSTRAAAGPFRSFGRIAIEPRPYQLVPLIMALRLDPVRLLIADDVGIGKTIEAALIARELLDRGEIRHMAVLCPPQLAEQWQRELYLKFHIEAELVLSGTIQRLERDLPIGKSVFDRHRFTVVSTDFIKSSRRAEDFILKCPEFVIVDEAHGCTLAEGVGRGRQQRFDLVRRIAAREDRHLLLVTATPHSGKEEAFRSLLSLLRPDFADLPTDLDREERAGIRRQLARYLVQRRRADIRHYLAADTAFPDRKDKTPEPTYTFSKAYRALFDDILAFAREYVLEEDGSKRRRRVRYWSALALLRCVSSSPAAAAATLRSRAAADEAPDEEVDEVGRRTVLDQDDTDDVAVLDFSPGSDTAAGIAATRRKLLEFARRAEAIPPDQDNKLQGAISEVKGLLKDNFRPIVFCRFVDTADYVARHLRDALKGKVHVESVTGLLPPAEREARIESLVSNEGPYVLVCTDCLAEGVNLQEHFNAVLHYDLAWNPTRHEQREGRVDRFGQRNPEVRVVTYYGTDNPIDGVILDVLIRKHKRIKSDLGVTVAVPGSSEQIAEALFEGALFREKTGAGPEQLRLDFMNEMQVKKKTLHAEWDSARDREKASRSRYAQHTLSPEAVAAELKQIRDAIGRSEDVCRFFREALQTVGVPFEEKKTGAVRVHIGNETPRALRQAIGRDDPFTGRFELPLGEKEIYLARTSPEIEGLASWVLDQALDPAARDGKPVAARLGVIATSAVSARTTLIVTRFRYHLERAGDAEAILCEEVVPLACRGPADAPEWLPPEEAARLLEARPERNLLPTAMDQQVKLLREDLLRLRQSLEPVARERAAAQLAAHERVRESLKAKGRVSVKPVLPVDILGAYVLLPRLN, from the coding sequence ATGAATCCAGCAGCCCTTGCGCAGCCCGGAACCCTGATCCACGCCCGGGGACGAGAGTGGGTCGTTCTTCCCGAGTCCACGGAGGAGCTCTTGCTCGTCCGGCCCGTGGGCGGTCTCGACGAGGAGGTGACGGGCATCCTCCCGGCAATCGAGCCCGTCGCATCCAGCTCTTTCCCCCTGCCCGGCCCCGAGGACCTGGGCGACTTTACCTCCGGCCGGCTCCTGCGTGACGCGGCGCGCCTCTCCACCCGCGCGGCGGCCGGTCCCTTCCGCAGCTTCGGGCGGATCGCCATCGAGCCGCGGCCCTACCAGCTCGTGCCCCTCATCATGGCGCTCCGGCTGGATCCCGTGCGGCTTCTCATCGCCGACGACGTCGGCATTGGAAAGACGATCGAGGCGGCCCTCATCGCCCGGGAGCTCCTGGACCGGGGGGAGATCCGCCACATGGCGGTTCTCTGCCCGCCCCAGCTGGCCGAGCAGTGGCAGCGGGAGCTCTACCTGAAGTTCCACATCGAGGCCGAGCTCGTCCTGTCCGGCACGATCCAGCGCCTGGAGCGGGACCTGCCGATCGGGAAGTCCGTCTTCGACCGCCACCGCTTCACCGTCGTCTCCACCGACTTCATCAAGAGCTCCCGTCGGGCCGAGGACTTCATCCTCAAGTGCCCCGAGTTCGTGATCGTCGACGAGGCCCACGGCTGCACGCTGGCCGAGGGGGTGGGCCGGGGTCGGCAGCAGCGGTTCGATCTCGTGCGGCGCATCGCCGCCCGGGAGGACCGGCACCTGCTTCTCGTGACCGCAACGCCCCACAGCGGCAAGGAAGAGGCCTTCCGGTCGCTCCTGAGCCTTCTGCGGCCCGATTTTGCCGACCTGCCCACGGACCTCGACCGTGAGGAGCGTGCGGGCATCCGCCGCCAGCTTGCCCGCTACCTCGTCCAGCGCCGCCGGGCCGACATCCGTCACTACCTGGCAGCCGACACGGCCTTCCCGGACCGCAAGGACAAGACCCCTGAGCCGACCTACACGTTCAGCAAGGCCTACCGGGCCCTGTTCGACGACATCCTGGCCTTTGCCCGTGAATACGTCCTCGAGGAAGACGGCTCGAAGCGCCGCCGCCGCGTGCGCTACTGGTCGGCCCTGGCACTTCTGCGCTGCGTCTCCTCGAGCCCGGCGGCGGCCGCGGCCACCCTCCGCAGCCGAGCGGCCGCGGACGAAGCCCCTGACGAGGAAGTGGACGAGGTCGGCCGGCGCACCGTCCTCGACCAGGACGACACGGACGACGTGGCCGTCCTCGACTTCAGCCCGGGCTCCGACACCGCGGCGGGTATCGCTGCGACCCGCCGCAAGCTCCTCGAGTTTGCACGACGGGCCGAGGCCATCCCGCCCGATCAGGACAACAAGCTCCAGGGGGCCATCAGCGAGGTCAAGGGGCTCCTCAAGGACAATTTCCGGCCCATCGTCTTTTGCCGTTTCGTCGATACCGCCGATTACGTCGCCCGTCACCTGCGGGATGCGCTGAAGGGAAAGGTCCACGTGGAGTCGGTCACCGGGCTTCTCCCGCCTGCCGAGCGCGAGGCGCGCATCGAGAGTCTCGTCTCCAATGAGGGCCCCTACGTCCTTGTCTGCACCGACTGCCTCGCCGAGGGCGTCAACCTCCAGGAGCACTTCAACGCCGTTTTGCACTACGACCTTGCCTGGAACCCTACCCGTCACGAGCAGCGCGAGGGCCGCGTGGACCGCTTCGGCCAGAGGAACCCCGAGGTGCGGGTCGTGACCTACTACGGCACGGACAACCCCATCGACGGCGTGATCCTCGATGTGCTCATCCGGAAGCACAAGCGCATCAAGAGCGACCTCGGCGTGACCGTGGCGGTGCCGGGCTCGAGCGAGCAGATCGCCGAGGCCCTGTTCGAGGGGGCGCTCTTCCGGGAGAAGACCGGTGCGGGCCCGGAGCAGCTTCGCCTCGACTTCATGAACGAAATGCAGGTCAAGAAAAAAACACTCCACGCCGAGTGGGACAGCGCCCGCGACCGGGAGAAGGCCAGCCGCTCGCGTTACGCCCAGCACACGCTGAGTCCCGAGGCGGTCGCCGCGGAGCTCAAGCAGATCCGCGATGCCATCGGCCGAAGCGAAGACGTCTGCCGCTTCTTCCGGGAGGCGCTGCAGACCGTGGGGGTCCCCTTCGAAGAAAAGAAAACCGGGGCCGTCCGCGTGCACATCGGCAACGAGACGCCCCGCGCCCTCAGGCAGGCCATCGGCCGCGACGATCCCTTCACCGGCCGCTTCGAGCTCCCCCTGGGGGAAAAGGAGATCTACCTGGCCCGCACGAGCCCCGAGATCGAGGGGCTGGCCAGCTGGGTCCTCGACCAGGCGCTGGACCCGGCGGCCCGAGACGGTAAGCCCGTCGCCGCCCGGCTCGGGGTGATCGCCACCTCCGCCGTCTCCGCCCGGACGACGCTCATCGTGACGCGGTTCCGCTACCACCTCGAGCGGGCCGGGGATGCCGAGGCGATCCTCTGCGAGGAGGTCGTACCACTTGCCTGCCGGGGGCCTGCCGACGCGCCGGAGTGGCTGCCGCCCGAGGAGGCCGCGCGGCTCCTCGAGGCGCGGCCGGAGCGGAACCTGCTGCCAACGGCCATGGACCAGCAGGTAAAGCTGCTTCGCGAGGATCTTCTCCGGCTTCGGCAGTCCCTTGAGCCCGTGGCCCGGGAGCGGGCGGCCGCCCAGCTTGCCGCGCACGAGCGGGTCCGCGAGTCGCTCAAGGCCAAGGGGCGTGTGTCTGTTAAACCCGTGCTCCCGGTCGACATCCTGGGAGCTTATGTCCTTCTTCCGAGGTTGAACTGA